A stretch of the Lactuca sativa cultivar Salinas chromosome 9, Lsat_Salinas_v11, whole genome shotgun sequence genome encodes the following:
- the LOC111921243 gene encoding F-box/kelch-repeat protein At5g42350: MISENLTDETSLHQELEVLSVSKRLVRSLSQKLKRKNQGNIVDDDEDNTRGISIKCPTLYTRSGGCKVGATTGDEFSDCRRRPSCSNEEAKGYNYKPVCGPDDTTIDCFSYGVKDRFWKRSNRKLTEVEESQQQQQQQVSHVFLPDDIVEMCLVRLPLTSLMKARLVCKKWRALTSTTRFMQMRRDGLFQTPWLFLFGAVKDGFCSREIHAFDVSLNKWHRIESEVLKGRFMFSVVNIQDNIYVVGGCSSLTNFGKLDRSSVKTHKGVLVFSPLTKSWHKVASMKHARSKPVLGVYEVKSDFVVVKSQNNRQERRVVRTRVGGVSDVYEDPHRLSVRRQLRYSLDENEVSFGRQKSEHVKRKDSRRFLIIAVGGVGSWEEALDSCEIYDSCTNKWVEVQKVPVDFGVVCSGVVCNGVFYVYSESDNLVGYDIEKGYWVGIQTMRLGSRVHEYYPKLIACEKRLFMVMVSWCEGEGQIGRRNKAVRKVWELDFVGFKWGEVCMHPDAPMDWNAVFVGDRNLILGVEMFKIFGQVLDFLTVFDVSDVGKKKKKKKNWVHVSRNQVAHQLDASSCVTKSVAVVHL; the protein is encoded by the coding sequence ATGATATCTGAAAATTTAACCGATGAAACATCACTTCATCAAGAACTCGAGGTATTAAGTGTATCAAAACGCCTCGTAAGAAGCCTAAGCCaaaagttaaaaagaaaaaacCAAGGAAATATAGTCGATGATGACGAGGACAACACACGTGGCATTTCAATAAAATGTCCAACCCTCTACACACGTAGCGGCGGTTGCAAGGTCGGAGCCACCACCGGAGACGAATTTTCCGATTGTCGGAGACGCCCTTCGTGTTCCAACGAAGAAGCAAAAGGGTATAACTATAAACCTGTATGTGGGCCCGATGACACCACCATCGACTGCTTCTCGTATGGAGTAAAAGACCGGTTTTGGAAACGAAGCAATAGAAAGCTCACAGAAGTCGAAGagtcacaacaacaacaacaacaacaagtatCACATGTGTTTCTTCCGGATGATATTGTTGAAATGTGTTTGGTAAGACTTCCGTTGACCAGTCTCATGAAAGCGCGCCTTGTTTGCAAGAAATGGCGGGCTTTAACATCGACAACACGGTTCATGCAAATGAGGCGAGACGGGCTTTTTCAAACCCCGTGGTTGTTTCTCTTTGGAGCCGTGAAAGACGGGTTTTGTTCGCGTGAGATACATGCGTTCGATGTTTCTTTAAACAAATGGCATAGAATTGAATCCGAGGTTCTCAAAGGTCGATTCATGTTCTCGGTTGTTAACATTCAAGACAACATTTACGTAGTTGGTGGTTGTTCAAGTTTGACCAATTTCGGGAAGTTGGACCGAAGCTCGGTGAAAACCCACAAAGGGGTTTTAGTGTTTAGCCCTTTGACCAAGTCATGGCATAAAGTCGCGTCCATGAAACACGCGAGGTCAAAACCGGTTTTAGGAGTATATGAAGTGAAATCGGATTTTGTGGTTGTCAAATCGCAAAACAACCGTCAAGAAAGACGGGTTGTTAGGACACGGGTGGGCGGGGTGTCGGATGTGTACGAGGATCCGCATAGGTTGTCGGTTAGGCGTCAGTTACGATACTCTCTTGATGAAAATGAGGTTTCGTTTGGTAGACAAAAGAGCGAACATGTGAAAAGAAAAGATTCTAGAAGGTTTTTGATTATTGCGGTTGGTGGGGTTGGGTCGTGGGAGGAGGCGTTGGATTCGTGTGAGATTTATGATTCTTGTACGAACAAATGGGTGGAAGTCCAGAAGGTTCCGGTTGATTTTGGAGTGGTGTGTTCGGGTGTTGTTTGTAATGGGGTGTTTTATGTTTACTCGGAGAGTGATAATCTTGTGGGGTATGATATAGAGAAAGGGTATTGGGTTGGGATTCAAACAATGAGATTGGGATCAAGGGTTCATGAGTATTACCCGAAGCTTATTGCGTGTGAGAAACGGTTGTTTATGGTGATGGTGTCGTGGTGTGAAGGGGAAGGGCAGATTGGGAGGAGGAATAAAGCGGTTAGGAAGGTGTGGGAGTTGGATTTTGTGGGGTTCAAGTGGGGGGAGGTTTGTATGCATCCGGATGCTCCTATGGATTGGAATGCGGTGTTTGTTGGTGATAGGAATTTGATTTTGGGGGTTGAGATGTTTAAGATTTTTGGGCAGGTTTTGGATTTTTTGACTGTGTTTGATGTGAGTGATgtggggaagaagaagaagaaaaagaagaattgGGTTCATGTTTCGAGGAATCAGGTGGCTCATCAATTGGATGCTTCTTCATGTGTGACGAAATCAGTGGCTGTTGTGCACTTGTAA